A single region of the Sphingobium sp. TKS genome encodes:
- a CDS encoding 2OG-Fe dioxygenase family protein, translating into MSDTDILTDIALGHELEGAGYARLSGSDLFDRLAIQSADWAAFGQSWDDLGPDLYMADGGRYRRRRHATFACEHGGFTRKPHQPHFQSRDYNPLNGDVQRWFDPVGQSTIDNAVMQSIFAFCARSFPLAGRQHVELHQFRIEAGTGELGRPTPEGMHRDGVEWVFVMLVERRNVREGVTRIGTPEGKELGEFTLARPGDAVLIDDHRIMHGVTEIHAVDPAQPAWRDALVLTFVADR; encoded by the coding sequence ATGAGCGACACGGACATTCTGACGGACATAGCACTCGGGCACGAACTGGAGGGCGCCGGTTATGCCCGCCTGTCCGGCTCCGACCTGTTCGATCGTCTCGCGATCCAGTCCGCCGATTGGGCCGCATTCGGCCAAAGCTGGGACGATCTCGGCCCCGACCTCTATATGGCGGATGGGGGCCGCTACCGCCGCCGCCGTCACGCGACTTTCGCTTGCGAGCATGGCGGCTTCACGCGCAAGCCCCATCAGCCGCATTTTCAGAGCCGCGACTATAATCCCTTGAATGGCGATGTGCAGCGTTGGTTCGATCCCGTCGGGCAAAGCACGATAGACAATGCCGTGATGCAGTCGATCTTCGCCTTCTGCGCTCGCAGCTTCCCCCTGGCAGGACGGCAGCATGTCGAACTCCACCAGTTCCGCATCGAAGCGGGCACCGGCGAACTGGGCCGCCCCACACCTGAAGGCATGCATCGCGACGGCGTGGAATGGGTCTTCGTGATGCTGGTCGAACGCCGCAACGTCCGCGAAGGCGTCACCCGCATCGGCACGCCGGAGGGCAAGGAATTGGGCGAATTCACCCTCGCCCGCCCCGGTGATGCGGTGCTGATCGACGACCATCGCATCATGCACGGCGTCACCGAAATTCATGCGGTCGACCCGGCGCAACCCGCCTGGCGCGACGCGCTCGTCCTCACCTTTGTAGCCGACCGCTGA